In Acidiphilium acidophilum, one genomic interval encodes:
- a CDS encoding CsbD family protein: protein MVDHNRIDGAAKQVKGNIKEAVGKVTGNDRTVAEGKADQAAGKVQSKVGEAKDKVRDAVKR from the coding sequence ATGGTTGACCATAATCGTATCGACGGCGCGGCCAAGCAGGTCAAAGGCAATATCAAGGAAGCCGTCGGCAAGGTGACCGGCAATGACCGGACCGTGGCCGAAGGCAAGGCCGATCAGGCCGCCGGCAAGGTTCAGAGCAAGGTCGGCGAAGCGAAGGACAAGGTCCGCGACGCCGTCAAGCGCTGA